Proteins from a single region of Heptranchias perlo isolate sHepPer1 unplaced genomic scaffold, sHepPer1.hap1 HAP1_SCAFFOLD_730, whole genome shotgun sequence:
- the LOC137319101 gene encoding DNA replication complex GINS protein PSF3-like produces MPRSESYMLVPPGGLEENFFSLDDILMTQEKIPCRTEMVLPRLGFLDKSSEADLIPEGTKMELPLWMAKGLCDPKRRIVSASTPKVYKDGWRTIFNADAKVVDLHKMGPYYYGFGTQLLHFNNPENTEIAQTILQTFVNRFRRIMDSSQNTYNEDTSLLVAHLDELERELFRAGQKGLNEFQKWEKGQAIQITTSNLVQSYGKRKFADMEA; encoded by the exons ATGCCGCGGTCCGAATCCTATATGCTGGTGCCCCCGGGAGGGCTGGAGGAAAATTTCTTCAGCCTGGACGACATCCTGATGACCCAGGAGAAGATACCTTGTCGGACCGAGATGGTGCTGCCGCGCCTTGGCTTCCTGGACAAGAGCAGTGAGGCCGACCTCATCCCCGAG GGTACAAAGATGGAACTGCCTCTTTGGATGGCCAAAGGGCTGTGTGACCCCAAACGTCGCATTGTCTCTGCCAGCACTCCAAAGGTGTATAAGGACGGCTGGCGGACTATTTTCAATGCTGACGCAAAAGTAGTGGACCTGCACAAAATGGGGCCGTATTATTATGGGTTTGGAACACAGCTGCTGCATttcaataatccagagaacaccgAGATTGCTCAGACCATCCTACAG ACGTTTGTGAATCGTTTCCGTCGGATCATGGATTCCTCCCAGAACACGTACAACGAGGACACATCATTGCTGGTGGCTCATCTGGACGAGCTGGAGCGGGAGCTGTTCCGGGCTGGTCAAAAAGGATTGAACGAGTTTCAGAAGTGGGAGAAGGGGCAGGCCATCCAGATCACCACCTCCAACCTGGTTCAGAGTTATGGCAAACGGAAGTTTGCAGATATGGAGGCCTGA